In Rutidosis leptorrhynchoides isolate AG116_Rl617_1_P2 chromosome 2, CSIRO_AGI_Rlap_v1, whole genome shotgun sequence, one genomic interval encodes:
- the LOC139892721 gene encoding uncharacterized protein: MGHGGGHSCCNKQKVKRGLWSPEEDEKLINYISSHGHGCWSSVPKLAGLQRCGKSCRLRWINYLRPDLKRGSFSSQEAALIVDLHRILGNRWAQIAKHLPGRTDNEVKNFWNSSIKKKLLAHTHFSSHNLATTLTNAKTANIHVPFSCDIQYYDGLFDANPNMISQPTQVVISQPPLTNNFDKCFYHVDSIDPTPNLPPLPPSFIVNSSSLFDNQFSTVSFYDHGILKPETYDIIHGQNTFKLGDQITSNLEATTNITQPIVNSSASSQTDYLIESFVSNYSSSSSSPSSVIGVSLICGE; encoded by the exons ATGGGACATGGAGGTGGACATAGTTGTTGCAACAAACAAAAAGTGAAAAGAGGTTTGTGGTCACCTGAAGAAGATGAAAAACTCATCAACTACATTTCTTCACATGGCCATGGTTGTTGGAGCTCGGTCCCTAAGCTTGCTG GTCTTCAAAGATGCGGCAAGAGTTGCAGACTGAGATGGATTAATTATCTAAGGCCAGATTTAAAACGAGGCAGCTTTTCTTCGCAAGAAGCCGCTCTTATTGTTGACCTACACCGAATTCTTGGAAATAG ATGGGCGCAAATTGCAAAACATTTACCAGGAAGAACGGATAATGAAGTTAAGAACTTTTGGAACTCGAGTATAAAAAAGAAGCTTCTTGCTCATACTCACTTTTCTAGTCATAATCTTGCCACCACCTTAACTAATGCGAAGACAGCCAACATTCATGTTCCTTTCAGTTGTGATATTCAATATTATGATGGTTTATTTGATGCAAACCCAAATATGATAAGTCAACCAACACAAGTTGTTATAAGTCAACCACCTTTGACCaataattttgataaatgtttttatcaTGTTGATTCTATTGATCCCACTCCCAATCTACCTCCACTTCCTCCATCATTCATAGTCAACTCATCTTCACTTTTTGATAATCAATTCTCCACAGTGAGTTTCTACGATCATGGTATCCTTAAACCGGAAACTTATGATATAATCCATGGCCAAAACACATTTAAACTAGGTGACCAAATAACAAGTAATCTCGAAGCCACCACCAATATTACTCAACCAATTGTGAACTCGTCCGCAAGTTCTCAAACCGATTACCTAATTGAAAGTTTCGTGTCAAATTAttcgtcatcttcatcatcaccgTCTTCAGTCATTGGTGTTTCCTTAATTTGTGGTGAGTAA